In Candidatus Kryptoniota bacterium, the sequence CAAAAGTATCCGAAGTGAGGAATGACGTCGATTCGCAGAAAGAGGGAAGCCTCGTAAAACATTTTGACGCCAAGTTCAACGGCACCGAGGCAAAATACGTTCGCGTTCTCGCGAAGAACATCGGGGTTTGTCCTCCCTGGCACAAGGGCGCGGGAGGCAAAGCGTGGTTGTTCGTGGACGAAGTGACAATAAAATAGAAAACATCAGTCTGCTTGAGCGACCTTCATTGCCAGTGGTGCGTGCAAAACCACGCAACGGACCGATAGGTCAGCCATGAATCTCCTTCTCCAACAATCCTCGGAGTCAAGATGAAAATCTCTTTTGTTGTTTCCTGCCTGACAGCTCTTTTTACGATTAGTAACTCGCCGGCGCAAACCTCGTTTCCGGTTCCGCAGATTTCTTTTGGACCGAAACATTACATTTGCTATCAAGCATCGGATTCTATCGTCGTCGACGGAAAGCTGGACGAGGCTTCATGGACGAAGACTGACTGGAGCGATTATTTCGTGGACATTCAGGGCGACCAGAAACCGGCGCCGGCATACAAAACGAGAGTGAAGATGCTCTGGGATGACAAATATCTATACGTCGGGGCTGAAATTGAGGAACCGAACCTGTGGGCAACGCTCAGGCAGAGGGACACAGTAATCTTCCGCGATAATGATTTCGAAGTTTTCATCGATCCAAATGGTTCCACGCAGCCTTACTATGAAACCGAGGTGAATGCTCTCGGAACAGTGTGGGACCTACTCCTCCGCCTGCCGTATCGGGACGGCGAGAAAGTCGCGGTCGATGCGTGGGACATCAAAGGGTTGAAAGTCGGAATCGGATTGCATGGCACTCTTGATAATCCTGCAGATGTCGATAGCGGCTGGACAGTGGAGCTGGCATTTCCCTGGTCCGTTCTGGGGCAGTGTGCATTAAACGGGGCGCCTCCTCAACCGGGTGATCAATGGAGAATTAATTTCTCACGTGTCGAATGGCATCTTCGTGTGAAAGATGGATCTTATGTGAAAGACATCGATTCCGCGACGGGAAGGACTCTTCCTGAAGAAAACTGGGTGTGGTCCCCGCAAGGACTCATTAATATGCATTATCCGGAAATGTGGGGGTTCCTCCAATTCTCCGGGATGAAAGTCGGCCAGGGGATCGACACGCTTAAGTGGAACCCGGTGGAGGATGCAAAGTGGGCATTGAGGAAAATTTATTATGCGGAACGAAATTACTATTTCGCTCATGCCACATACACGGACGATGTTTCTAAACTAAACCTTCAGGAAATCAACACGAAGGATTTTTCTTGGCCGCCGCGGATCTATGTCACCCCCGATCTTTTTGAGGCAACCGTTGTGTTAGGCACCGGCCCAATGCTTCTTCACATCCGGCAGGATGGCGAAACATGGACGACAAAAGAGAAGTGAACTGGCTCCCGGTCAATCAAGTGTGAGTGAGTCCCCGAAGTTCAGAAATTGGACTTGGATGAATCTATTTCGTGCTTGTTGAACTGCTGGATTCGAGCGCTCTGACGTCGTCCAGAAGTTTCTTTGCCGCCTGATAATCGGGCGCCGCTGCAAGCATTGCAAGGAGCCGTCTCTTCGCGTTTTCGTATTGTCCGGCCTTGGCATAAGCGTAGCTGATCACCATGCCGTTACGCAATCTCTCTTCGCGAGTTTGAGCGAAGTCATCCATCTTCTCGTAAAACTTGACGGCGCTATCTGGGTTTGCCAGCCGCATCATTATGTCTCCGAGCGATCTGTATGTCTGCAGAGTTGGATATATTTCAATGGAAGGAAGAAGCACTTTCGCGGCCTCTCGGAGTTGGTTCGCACGCTGATACGCCTCCTCAACGTCGGTCCGGAGCGAGATGTCCAGCTGCGCCTCGGACAGGAGTGATCTGTAGATGGCGGCTACTTCGTCCCAGTTGCCGCGGTTCTTATAAAAATCTGCGGCAAGTATATGCGCAGCCGACCATGATACTTTGCCGGCAACCGCTTCTTCGGCGATCCAATCGAGAGTGTCTAAGCGAGATACCGCCTTCAAAGCAGGCGCCTGATTTCTAAAAGGCCAGCCTGAAATCAACCAGTCTACAGAAAGATTTGCCATGTGCTCGTCGATATCTGTCACGAGCCGTTTATTCCAGAGCTCGCGGTCGCCGATCGTGTCTGCCCTGTCCCATCCCGCCCGGGATTCGAACAGTCCATTATCATGCATCACCGCGGCGTAACATTTTGCGATGGCAAAAGCACCATTCGAATTCGGGTGAAGATGTTCCAGTATGAGATTGTGACCGATAAGAGAGTCCGGTGAAAGAGATTCGAAAGTCTTCTCCACATCGGCGACGAAGCACGTCTTCCCGTCGTCCATGGATCTGATGAGATTATTGAAATTGCTGTCGGTCCGAAATCTCAGCTGGTCATAGTTGCGCGCCATGGTGTACTGCTGCAGCGCCTCGCTTTTATGTCCGGCAGTATCAAGACACTGGGCGAGTCGATAGTGGGCATCAGCGTATAGTGAATCCAGTTTAATTGCCGAACGGTAATCAGCTTCCGCAGAATCCCACTTTCCGTCCGCCTGGGATCTTTCTCCCTCTTCGAACAGTTTGTGAAATTCGGTTTTCGCGTCCCCGGTTATGCCTGCTGGGTTTCTCGAGACAAATGGCGGTTGGTCTCGCATATCTGACACCTGTGTCCCCATTATCAGTGGAATGCCTCTTGCCCGGCAATATTTTCTTATGCCTTTGAGGTTTTCCCTGAAGATCGAATATGCCGATTGGTACAGGGGGCTATCGTAAGGCACAAGATGACCACGCGCAACTTTCTCCATCTCGGTGCCGCGTGAGATCGGTCCCGCACTTTTGCCGAACAGGTTTCCAACCCATTGAATCGTATTCCGAAGCAGCTGGAAGGTACGCAGGTGGACGAGCTTAAGATAAATCTCGGTAACGAACCTATATGAGCCCACGGAAAGATTCGATGCGACACCGAGTGCGCCGTAAAATTCGTTGTGCCCGCCATAATAAATGATGAGGTCCGGTTGGTATTTTCCGAGCTCCGTCACAATATCAAGCGCGGTGTAACTGTTAGTCGCGGTCATCCCGAGGTTGATCACCTCTATCCTTCTCCCCGGGAAAACTGCGTTCAGCCTTGTTCGAAGATAAGCGGGAAAAGCGCCGTTGTACCAGTATGGATATCCGGCCGTTGTGGATTCGCCTAGCGTGAAGATGCGATACTCACCCTGAGGTTTTGGCAGCTGGAAAAACTCCGGATCAGTGGATGGCTGGAAATCGGTTGTGCCGAAGTAGCGGAATTTTATGTCTGGATTCATCTGGAGATAAGGTCTTCCCCAGATATTCTCTTGCCTGAATAGAGATAGGTTCGGGCCGTACCCGAACACACGGAGTCCGAGTTCCAGCATGACCAGTACAAGAATTGGGGTGGAGAAAGTTATTGCGAGAAAGATTCTCCGCTTTCCAGGCGTCAGTTCCGGATAATATTTCGTACGTTTCTGCAATGCTTTTCCGAGTCGCTAATTTAGCTGGCTCGCAAAATATACAACTCGTAATCGGAAAATCCCCCGCCGTTAGTGCCGAGCAATGCTGAGAGACAAGAAACATGCGAGAGGTATGCGCGAAAAGGCTCCTCCTGTCTTAAATCGGATGCGTCACGACCATTTCTTCGAATCGTTTTATCGCGTACACGAAGCGGCTTTCACTTTGACCCGTTTGCCGTTAGATTCATTTCCGAAGACCGAAGGGAAAACAAACATGAAGCCTTGTTTACACTTTTCGATGATCCTTTTCGCTTACCTGAGTCTCGTCTTTCAGATGAGTTCATGTTCTTTCATTACAACCATACCGGAGAGCGACACAAGCGGCATCGTCGATGCCGACAATCCGAACATACAGTATATCGGCAGGTTCAATTTCTCGAACCCCAAGAGAGTGCTGTTCGACTGGGCGGGGGTTTACATCTGTGCGAGGTTTTCCGGAACGAGTTGTTCCGTCAGGATTCATGATTCCACGGACGAATATGCCGTTACGATCGACGATCATGCGCCGAGAATTCTTTCCATGGATTCTTCCGACGTATACCGTGTTGCTTCGGGTCTCACCGATTCAGTACCCCACACAATCATACTTCAAAAGCGGACTGAGCCGCTTGTCGGAAGAGGGGCTTTCATGGGATTTATTCTTGACAGGGGCGCCAGGCTACTGGCACCGGAGAAGAGACCCGGCAGGCGAATAGAGTACATCGGGAATTCAATTACAAGCGGATTCGGCGTGATGGGCGACTCTTCAAACTGCAATTTTACTCCTCAGACAGAAGATGCAGCGATGTCGTTTGCTGCCATCGCATCGCGAGCATTGGGCGCTGACTACCACATGATCTCATACTCCGGCAGAGGAGTAGTGAGGAATTACGGTGACAAGAACAAGATTTCTGTCGATCCGATGCCGGCTCTTTATGACCGTACGTGCAACTTTGACTCGACCGTAAAATGGGACTTCACGAAATGGATCCCGCAGTCAGTGGTCATCAATCTTGGTACGAACGATTTCTCAACGGAGCCGCATCCGGACAGGGACGTCTTTGAGGCGGCCTACGACAGGCTTATCAACCGGGTTAGGGCTCTGTATCCTGGTGTGACGATGTTCTGCGTGACAGGTCCGATGATCATGGAACCATGCACAGACTACGTGAGTGAGGTGGTACGGAAGCAGCAGCAAAGCGAGGGAAGAGACAAAGATGTCTTCCTGATAGACATCCCGCACAGTATTATGGATCCGGGCGACTGGGGATGCGCAATGCACCCGAATATTTTCGGCGCGGAAAAGATGGCGAATATCATAGTCCCCTTGATCAGACTGAGAATGAACTGGTGAATTGCGCGACCGGCGTCGAAGGCAGGATTCGTTTTGCGGAATATTATTTGTGGATCAGTTCTTTCAACTCAAGAACAAAAGCACGATGAAATCGGAATCGGTCGGGTAATAACTTGCCCGGGTTTGATCGAATCTTTCAATTCAAGTTCGTTCGACGATTCAACATTGCTCAGTACGGATTCCCTCGATCAGAATGTCAACGAGATTGCATCCTGGCTGGCGAATTCCAGGAAGGTTGCGGCGCCGCCTATTTCAACCCCATCGATCAGATCTTCTTTCTTCACCCCCATTACATCCATTGTCATCTGGCAGCCGATCAGTCTCACGCCTGACTCAATCGCAATATTGATGAGCTCGCTTAGCCTGGCAACATTTGCGCCCTTCATCCAGCTGTTCATCATCCCCGTTGCCACAGCTGTCATTCCCGGAAGTACGCCGAGGATGTTAGGGACTGAAATTCCCAGGAGTGGTTTGGGCATCGCTGGATTGGCGATCGGCGCGACCTGGAGCTTGTCTGCACGTCCCTTCTTGAGGATTTCTAATCCGTAAAACGTAAAGAAGATCGCAGCTTCCATATCCATTGCCACGGCAGCCGTGCTGAGAATGAACGGGGGATACGCCATGTCTAGCGTACCGTGAATCGAAATTATTGCAAGTCTCTTTGCCTGTGCCATCTTAGTTGTATTCTTCTTTCAACTTCAATTTGTTGGACGATCTGGCGGATCAAGAAGCTTCAGGGACACGCCATGATCCCGGAGAGCTGTTTCTCTGTTCCTCATTTTATTTTCAAAATGTAAAAAATGTATCGACGGTCAGACTCTTCCTGACCGACAAGTTGCTGCCCCGTCTTCCTGGCCCACGCTGAAATGTCCTTCACGGAGCCCGGGTCCGTGGCGATCATCTTCAGGATCTTACCTCGTTCCAATTCATCAAGGGCTTTCTTTGTTTTGATCACGGGAATCGGGCAAGCCAGTCCCGTGCAGTCGAGTGTCGCGTCAACTTTTATATCCATTTGTTTCTCCTGAGCGATGGGACGCCCGTACTCACTCTCCGCCTATGTTCAAGGGTCCAACGGCCGGTCGGAATGACGAACTCAATACCTCGGCAGACTTGGATCGATCTTTTCTGTCCAGGCATCCAATCCTCCTACGAGATTCTTCACGTCGGAAAACCCATGACGCCTCAGGAAATCTGCCGCTCTTGCGCTCCTGCCGCCCGACTTGCAGTGGACAATTATTTCCTCAGTGCGATCGATTTCCGTGTATCTTCGAGGCAGCTCCGACAGCGGGATCAGCCTGGCGTCGAGATTCACGAGCGCGTATTCCTGAGGCTCTCTTACGTCGAGGAGGAACAGACGGTCACCTTTATCGAGGCGAAACTTCAGCTGCTCAACCGTAATCTCAGTCTTCTCGTCTGTTCCTTCCTCGATCCTCCTTGTCTTTCCGATTCCACAGAATTCCTCGTAGTCGATAAGTGCGTGAATGGTGGAATTCTCTCCGCACACGGGGCAGTCCGGATTCTTCCGAAGTTTCAATTCGCGGAACTTGAACTTCAGTGCATCGAACAGGATGAGTCTGCCAATAAGCGGCTCGCCTTCACCGAGTATGAGTTTGATGATCTCGAGCGCCTGCAGCGTGCCGATTATTCCGGGAAGGACTCCGAGGACTCCACCTTCAGCGCAGCTCGGAACAAGACCGGGCGGAGGCGGTGCAGGGTAGAGACAACGGTAGCACGGTCCCCGTTTTGCGTCAAAGACGCTGACCTGCCCCTCGAACCGAAGAATAGAACCGTATACGTTCGGTTTCCCCAATAGAACACAAGCATCGTTAACCAGATACCTCGTTGGAAAATTATCCGTACCGTCCACTATAACATCATAACCCACAAAAAGATCGAGCGCGTTTTCGGATGTAAGACGTTCGTTATAAGTCTTGACATCAATATTCGGATTGATCCCGCTGAGACGCTCCTTCGCCGAGTCTAATTTCAATCTCCCGATGTCTGACGATGAGTGCATGATTTGCCTCTGAAGGTTCGTCGTGTCAACCACATCGAAGTCGACGATACCTATCGTGCCAATCCCGGCAGCCGCCAGGTACATGCCGACAGGCGAGCCAAGTCCGCCGGCTCCGATCATCAGAACTTTTGCTGACTTCAATTTCTTCTGGCCCGGTAATCCAACCTCCGGTATGATCAGATGCCTGCTGTATCGTAAAATCTCCTCGTTGGAGAGAGTGACGTTTTCTATTTCTGTGTCTGCATTGACATCGACTCCGCCGGCTATTGACGGTACGATGCTGATAGTATCTGTGTCCCTTATGACCGTCTGCCCCTTGTCGAGGTACCTGATATCCTCGTCATTAAGGTAAATATTAACATAGCTTCGAAGACTCCCGTTCTCCGAATAAATGTGCTGACGCAGCTCACTATATCTTGTGGTCAGGCTTCTCAGAGCCTCGTCGACGGTGGCGGCATCTACTTCTACTACATCGTGTCTCTCTGTATAAGGCCGAAGTGGAGTTGGAATGAATATCTTTGTTGACATTTCTTGTCCTTAACTATTGGTACTATTGATAATCTATCTTGTAATTGTCGCATTCTTGATTTGCTTTTGAGTCCATCACCTGCTATGGGCAACAGTGGTAATCTCTTCGTCGGCTAAATTTTCTACGATTAGGTTGCTTTCGATGAATCTCTCCCGCGATTCGGACAGCCTCCACCCGCTCATCGTTTTCGATTTTCCTTCAGCGAGGGACACGATTAGATAGGCGAACAGAGGTAATGCGTGCTCAGTGTCGAACGCTGAAGGAATCGCCGGATGGTCGGGATGCGAATGGTAAAACCCCAGCAGGTCCATTCTGTGTTCAGCGGCAATGCGCTCTGCTTGCATATATTGTTCCGGTGTGATTAGGAACCTCCTTTTCCTGTTTTCGTCCTGGCTGTTGTTTATTTCGAATACTCTTCGAACCGTCTGAGATTCACCCGAGTTTTCGCCGAGCATGAATCCGCAGCCTTCCTCGGGGTAAGTCCGTTCGACGTGACGGTATATTTGTCTCACCTGGTCCTTCTTTAGCCTGATCATTTCATGCTCCTCTTACGGTTCATTTGTGAAATGGCCGGTACCGTACCTGGCGCCGCTGTCGGGGAAGATCGTCACGACAAGTCCGTCCTCCAACCCGGAAGCGACCTTGAGAGCCGCTGCCATTGCCGCACCGCTCGAGATTCCCACGAATAGCCCTTCCTCTCGGGCAAGCTTTCGGGTCATCTCGTAAGCTTCATCGGTGGAAACGGTCAGCTGATCGTCGGCGAGTGATGGATCGTAGATCCCTGGAACTATGGAAGACTCAAGATGTTTCAATCCCTCGATTGCGTGAAGCGGAAGGTCTGGCTGAAATGATATGCATGAAATTGACGGGTTCAATTCCTTGAGGCGTCTGCTTGTACCAGTGAACGTCCCAGTGGTCCCGAGTCCTGCGACGAAGTGTGTTATCCGGTGGCCTGTCTGCTCCCAGATCTCCGGTGCGGTTGTTGTGTAGTGAGCTTTCCAGTTTGCAGGATTATTGTACTGATCGGGATAGAAGTACTTCTCCGGTTCCGCGGAGACGATCTCTCTGACTCTCTGTTGTGCGCCGTCGGTTCCTTCCAGGGGATCGGTGTAAATGATTTCGGCACCGTAAGCTAAGAGGGCGTTCTTCCGTTCTCTGCTTGCATTTTCCGGAAGGGTCAATGCCACTTTATAACCGAGCACACTTCCGATCATCGCGTAAGCAATCCCGGTGTTCCCGCTTGTTGCGTCTATGATTGTTTTCCCCCTCGTGAGTCTGCCGGACTCTTCCGCGTCGAGGATCATCTTGAGAGCGGCACGGTCCTTCACAGATCCGCCCGGGTTGAACCATTCAGCTTTCGCGAAGATTCTCACCTGGCTGTCATGCGGCGCAATTTTCTCTATCTGTACAAGCGGCGTGTTGCCTATGTTGCCGAGAATAGTATTGCGCTCATCCGGATTCCTCCGGCGGTGGTCTTTCGCTATCTCCGTTATTGCAAGCGAGCTCATATTCTTCCTCACTGGTTGTCTTTGATTTTTCGCAGACCATGAATCATAAACGTCTCAAAAAACGAAAAGCCCTTCATTGGGTTTTCCATGAAGGGCTTTGAATCAGAATCTATTTTGGATTTTTTAAATCACGGATCCTCGCCCTTCAAAAAATGGTGCGATCCAACAGGTACAGGCGCAACAACAAGCGCATGCGGAAGCGAGAGTATGAGATTTCTTTCCTGTTTTCATCTTCGATTCAAATTATAAATACTTAACTATTTTGTCAAGTAAAAAGTTCAATAATTGGCTCAACCATGAGGCGCATAAAGATGCGCTTTGCGAGGAGGTTGATTCCCTTGACTGCGGATTGAGACGTCCCGGTCGCTGGAAGTCGCCTAAGTTTGACACTTGTAGCTGAAGTGGTGCACGGGTGGTGAGACCCGCTCTCTCTTTCTTTTGCACCTGAGACGATGTGGATCGAAGCCACCCGTATGTGTTCATCGGTCCAGACTCGACACGAATCAAAAAGAATTCACATTTCAATAACTTTTTTTATCAATCTAATAAGAAGCTAACGCAACCCGGCTTGTCATCGCACCGGCACCACCTCAATTGTACAAAATCCCGCACTGTCACCCCGAATCAAGAGGCATAATATTTGACCGGAATTGATTGTCCTTTCCAGACGACTGCGTCCGGTCAGGGACGGTGAGGCTCGATATTGAGTTTATCCAAAGCTGAAGTCGATTTGTTCGAAGAGGATCTTCCGATGCCTGAATCTGTTCCGGCTGTTATTGATGATGATATAATGTCCAGGTCAAGAACTGGTTACTTGCCTGAACTGACTATCCTGACTTCTCTTTTCTTCATGTGGGGATTTCTTACCTGCCTGAACGATATTCTTATTCCACACCTCAAGGCGATCTTTCTCTTGGATTACGCCGAAGCAATGTTGATTCAACTCGCGTTCTTCGCTGCATATTTCGTTGTGTCCCTTCCTTCGGGAGTGATTGTCGAGAAGATCGGATATAAAAAAGGAATCGTGGTCGGTCTTGTGACCGCGGGAGCCGGCTGCCTGATTTTCTACCCTGCGGCGGGAATGCAGTCATATCCTCTTTTCCTTCTGGCGCTTTTCATATTGGCGTCGGGGATCACTCTCCTTCAGGTTGCGGCGAACCCGTATGTCGCGATATTAGGTAAACCGGAAACGGCATCGAGCAGACTCAATCTTACGCAAGCATTCAACTCGCTCGGCACGACGATCGCGCCGTATTTCGGAGCGCTCGTTATTCTTTCGGTCGCGGTGAAGAGTACTGAAGAGATCAGCAGGATGGACCCATCGCAGCTATCCGCTTACAAGTTAGCCCAGGCAAGCGCAGTGCAGGTGCCGTATCTCTGGCTGGCCGCGGCACTTCTTGTGATCGCAGCTGTGTTCACATTCCTGAAACTTCCGCAAGTAGAAGCCGCCGAAGTAGCTTCACGCTCAGGAAACAGGGAAAGAGTCGATAAGTTTCACGGGAGTGCATGGGGGTACAGGCACCTCATCCTTGGCGCCGCCGGGATTTTTGTATATGTCGGCGCCGAAGTATCGATCGGAAGTTTTCTAGTAAACTACATCGGTCAAGCAGATGTCCTCGGCATCGCTGCCGCCCGGGCAGGGAAGTTCGTCTCATTCTATTGGGGTGGAGCGATGGTCGGCAGATTCATCGGATCGGGGATCCAAAGGAAAGTCAGACCAGGCACCGTCCTTGCCTTCAATGCGGTCTGCGCAATCCTTCTCGTCGTCACATCGATGCTCTCGTTTGGATATCTCGCGATGATTTCAATCCTCTCAGTCGGTCTCTTTAATTCGATTATGTTCCCAACGATTTTCACGCTCGCAATAAACGGCCTCGGGAAACATACCGGCCAGGGATCCGGAATTCTCTGTATGGCGATCGTCGGTGGCGCAATTATCCCTGTGATACAGGGCGCGATTGCTGATGCGATCGGGATACATCACGCGTTCATACTCCCACTGTTTTGTTATATGTTCATATTTTACTACGGACTGGTCGGCTGCAAGCCTGACCAAACACGACTTCTCAAGAATAGAAACCTGGAACAAACATGAGATCTGCCATTCTTGCAATGAAAAAAATTTCCTCTCCACTGTATCGCGGCATAACCCGTTCCGGCACATTCCTGTCGGTCGCGATTGCGTTTCTCCTGCTGGCTTCCGAAGCAACCCTTGGAACTAATTCAAAGCCTGACACCGCAAAGGTAAATGATGAAGTTGAACGACTCCTGTCACAAATGACTCTCGCCGAGAAGATCGGTCAGATGACTCAAATTGACAGAAGATACCTTAAGGCCGACAGCGACATTAAGACTTACTTTCTCGGCTCGATCTTGAGCGGTGGTGGTTCTAGTCCGGCCGTCAATACCGCGTCAAGCTGGGCGGATATGTGCGACAGGTTTCAGTCTTATGCCCTTCAAACAAGGTTGAAGATACCGCTTCTCTACGGTATCGACGCTGTCCACGGGAATAATAATGTGAAGGGTGCCGTGATCTTTCCGCACAACATAGGGATGGGCTGCACAAGGGATCCGGACCTCGTGGAAAAAGCAGCCAGAGTGACCGCGGAGGAAGCGGCGGGAACAGGCGTCAACTGGGCCTTCGCTCCATGCATCGCGGTAGCAAGAGACATCAGGTGGGGAAGAACATACGAGAGTTTCGGCGAATCAACCGACTTACAGGTCTCCATGGCGCGTGCAGGAGTCGAAGGACTTCAAGGACCGGATCCTTCTGATTCCACCACCGTGCTCGCATGCGCAAAACATTTTGTGGGAGACGGCGGGACGGAGGGCGGAAAAGACCAGGGCATTACAGCCTGCGATGAACCCACCCTAAGAAAAATCCATCTCCCCGGGTACATTGAAGCCATCAAGGACGGAGTCGGCTCGATCATGGTCTCCTACAGCAGCTGGAACGGCGTCAAGATGACCGGGAATAAATACCTGTTAACGGATATTTTGAAAGGGGAATTGTCTTTCAAAGGGCTCTTGATCTCCGACTGGGCTGCCTCAGATCAGCTCCAGGGAGATTACAGCACGCAAATAGAGACCGCTATAAATTCGGGCATGGATATGATGATGGTACCTGAAGATTACGCCAGGTTCATCTCCACGGTTACCTCACTTGTGAATGACGGAAAAATCCCGTTGAGCCGTATTGACGACGCGGTGAGGAGAATTCTTCGGGAAAAAATCATGAAAGGGATTTTCGAGCATCCGTATACTGACCGCGATCTGACATCGCAGGTCGGTTCGGCCGCTCACAGGGAGATCGCCCGGCAATGCGTGAGAGAGTCTCTCGTTCTTCTGAAAAATGGGAATGGAATTCTCCCGCTGAGCAAGAATCTCAAGCATATCGTGGTTGCGGGAAAAAACGCGGACGACCTCGGAAACCAGTGCGGTGGATGGACGATTTCATGGCAGGGTTCGAGCGGCAATATCACGACGGGGACTACTATCCTCCAGGGCATCAAGAATGCTGTCGGTCCGAACACGCTTGTCACCTACTCTCCGGATGGTAGTGAAACGCATGGAGCGGACGTCGCAATTGTGGTGGTCGGCGAGACTCCGTACACGGAGGGAGCTGGCGACAGAACCGATCTTTCTCTCTCGGATGAGGACTTGACTGCCATAGAAAATGCCTGCAAAGATGGAATCCCCGTCATTGTAGTTCTGGTATCGGGGAGACCGATGATCGTCAATTCGGCGCTCGCAAGTTGTCGCGCTTTCGTCGCCGCCTGGCTTCCTGGAACAGAGGGCGAGGGAGTCGCCGATGTCCTGTTCGGTGATTTCAAGCCGACAGGCAAACTGTCCCAGTCATGGCCTAAAAGCATGGACCAGATTCCGCTGAACTACGGCAGCCCGAACTACGATCCGTTGTTCCCTTATGGCTATGGACTGACTTATTGAAACTAAATATGTTTCTGAGATTTGCGGAGAAAACAGTCCCTGCATTCGCGGCACTAATCATTATAATGTCGCTTCTCGGGTGCGGCAAGAAGAATGACTCGGTTGTAGCTCCGCCCTCCGATTCGACCTCGGTCCCGACCCTACCCGGCTGGGAGCTCGTCTGGCACGATGAATTCGATTCAACCGGCATCGACAGGACAAAATGGAATTTCGAGGTCAACGGAGACGGAGGCGGCAACAACGAACTCGAGTATTATACCGCAAATCCTGAGAACGCTTACGTCGACAGCGGTTGTCTCGTCATACAAGCGCTGAAGCAGAATTACCTCGGCAAGAGTTACACTTCCGCAAGAATGACGACGGAAGGGAAAGGTGACTGGACGTACGGACGAATTGAGGCTCGCGCCTTCCTTCCATTCGGACAAGGTCTCTGGCCCGCGATATGGATGATGCCCACGGATTCTTATTACGGCGGATGGCCGCTCAGCGGCGAGATAGATATCATGGAGATGCTTGGACAGCAGGCCAACAAGATCTATGGGACGATTCACTTCGGACAGCCGGAGCAGTCGCGGCAAGGCTCTTACGTTCTGGCACAGGGTTACTTCTGCGGCGACTTTCACACGTTCGCCGTCGAGTGGGATTCAAGCTCCATAAGCTGGT encodes:
- a CDS encoding DsrE/DsrF/DrsH-like family protein: MAQAKRLAIISIHGTLDMAYPPFILSTAAVAMDMEAAIFFTFYGLEILKKGRADKLQVAPIANPAMPKPLLGISVPNILGVLPGMTAVATGMMNSWMKGANVARLSELINIAIESGVRLIGCQMTMDVMGVKKEDLIDGVEIGGAATFLEFASQDAISLTF
- a CDS encoding M67 family metallopeptidase; the protein is MIRLKKDQVRQIYRHVERTYPEEGCGFMLGENSGESQTVRRVFEINNSQDENRKRRFLITPEQYMQAERIAAEHRMDLLGFYHSHPDHPAIPSAFDTEHALPLFAYLIVSLAEGKSKTMSGWRLSESRERFIESNLIVENLADEEITTVAHSR
- the moeB gene encoding molybdopterin-synthase adenylyltransferase MoeB; this encodes MSTKIFIPTPLRPYTERHDVVEVDAATVDEALRSLTTRYSELRQHIYSENGSLRSYVNIYLNDEDIRYLDKGQTVIRDTDTISIVPSIAGGVDVNADTEIENVTLSNEEILRYSRHLIIPEVGLPGQKKLKSAKVLMIGAGGLGSPVGMYLAAAGIGTIGIVDFDVVDTTNLQRQIMHSSSDIGRLKLDSAKERLSGINPNIDVKTYNERLTSENALDLFVGYDVIVDGTDNFPTRYLVNDACVLLGKPNVYGSILRFEGQVSVFDAKRGPCYRCLYPAPPPPGLVPSCAEGGVLGVLPGIIGTLQALEIIKLILGEGEPLIGRLILFDALKFKFRELKLRKNPDCPVCGENSTIHALIDYEEFCGIGKTRRIEEGTDEKTEITVEQLKFRLDKGDRLFLLDVREPQEYALVNLDARLIPLSELPRRYTEIDRTEEIIVHCKSGGRSARAADFLRRHGFSDVKNLVGGLDAWTEKIDPSLPRY
- a CDS encoding SGNH/GDSL hydrolase family protein, whose protein sequence is MKPCLHFSMILFAYLSLVFQMSSCSFITTIPESDTSGIVDADNPNIQYIGRFNFSNPKRVLFDWAGVYICARFSGTSCSVRIHDSTDEYAVTIDDHAPRILSMDSSDVYRVASGLTDSVPHTIILQKRTEPLVGRGAFMGFILDRGARLLAPEKRPGRRIEYIGNSITSGFGVMGDSSNCNFTPQTEDAAMSFAAIASRALGADYHMISYSGRGVVRNYGDKNKISVDPMPALYDRTCNFDSTVKWDFTKWIPQSVVINLGTNDFSTEPHPDRDVFEAAYDRLINRVRALYPGVTMFCVTGPMIMEPCTDYVSEVVRKQQQSEGRDKDVFLIDIPHSIMDPGDWGCAMHPNIFGAEKMANIIVPLIRLRMNW
- a CDS encoding sulfurtransferase TusA family protein, with the protein product MDIKVDATLDCTGLACPIPVIKTKKALDELERGKILKMIATDPGSVKDISAWARKTGQQLVGQEESDRRYIFYILKIK
- a CDS encoding cysteine synthase family protein → MRKNMSSLAITEIAKDHRRRNPDERNTILGNIGNTPLVQIEKIAPHDSQVRIFAKAEWFNPGGSVKDRAALKMILDAEESGRLTRGKTIIDATSGNTGIAYAMIGSVLGYKVALTLPENASRERKNALLAYGAEIIYTDPLEGTDGAQQRVREIVSAEPEKYFYPDQYNNPANWKAHYTTTAPEIWEQTGHRITHFVAGLGTTGTFTGTSRRLKELNPSISCISFQPDLPLHAIEGLKHLESSIVPGIYDPSLADDQLTVSTDEAYEMTRKLAREEGLFVGISSGAAMAAALKVASGLEDGLVVTIFPDSGARYGTGHFTNEP
- a CDS encoding carbohydrate-binding family 9-like protein; this translates as MKISFVVSCLTALFTISNSPAQTSFPVPQISFGPKHYICYQASDSIVVDGKLDEASWTKTDWSDYFVDIQGDQKPAPAYKTRVKMLWDDKYLYVGAEIEEPNLWATLRQRDTVIFRDNDFEVFIDPNGSTQPYYETEVNALGTVWDLLLRLPYRDGEKVAVDAWDIKGLKVGIGLHGTLDNPADVDSGWTVELAFPWSVLGQCALNGAPPQPGDQWRINFSRVEWHLRVKDGSYVKDIDSATGRTLPEENWVWSPQGLINMHYPEMWGFLQFSGMKVGQGIDTLKWNPVEDAKWALRKIYYAERNYYFAHATYTDDVSKLNLQEINTKDFSWPPRIYVTPDLFEATVVLGTGPMLLHIRQDGETWTTKEK